From Tubulanus polymorphus chromosome 9, tnTubPoly1.2, whole genome shotgun sequence, a single genomic window includes:
- the LOC141910857 gene encoding uncharacterized protein LOC141910857, giving the protein MTTLGLGRSLKNDDNKTPAPPIGMYRSHTCASIPSKRMTRKKDGDGGRELGSSMTISRMNTALSMSDMDLRKSQSRQSQSAGHTSGTSSERSKIYLHGAMSTAAQGRMMPKPALNVAKATLPKSGMVKLTALSQERHNPSLFDNKDEVKRQKVKPAPMSHKKLHQKQKDLLGFGHIASDQIRYAREPDWLDRDLPGTTFRDLQKTILQFSDFKPQKEQPTFFNFSGQKVDPILAPQTGTPSPQSKMLESPYRQSPTTTTTPPFGRNDDDDIVEGHSSVPPQSPNISQPVSSTDLIGGDLAKLPSELLTGRLHDLT; this is encoded by the exons ATGACGACTTTAGGCCTGGGCCGATCACTGAAAAACGACGATAATAAAACTCCGGCGCCACCTATAGGCATGTATCGTAGTCACACGTGCGCGTCTATACCGTCCAAAAGGATGACGCGTAAAAAG GATGGAGACGGCGGACGGGAATTAGGATCGAGTATGACAATCAGCCGTATGAACACAGCTTTATCGATGTCGGACATGGATCTGAGAAAATCACAATCGAGACAATCACAATCGGCCGGACACACCAGCGGTACTTCGAGCGAG AGATCTAAAATCTATCTTCACGGCGCCATGTCGACCGCGGCCCAAGGACGCATGATGCCGAAACCGGCGCTGAACGTAGCCAAGGCGACGCTGCCCAAATCGGGAATGGTCAAACTGACCGCTCTGTCTCAGGAACGCCATAATCCAAGCTTGTTCGACAATAAAG ACGAAGTGAAGCGTCAAAAAGTAAAACCGGCTCCGATGAGTCACAAAAAACTTCACCAGAAACAGAAAGATCTTCTCGGATTCGGACACATCGCCTCCGACCAGATCCGCTACGCCCGCGAACCGGACTGGCTCGACCGCGATTTACCGGGAACGACATTCCGCGATTTACAGAAAACCATTCTACAATTCAGC GATTTCAAACCACAGAAAGAACAGCCGACTTTCTTCAACTTCTCCGGTCAAAAGGTCGACCCGATTCTGGCGCCTCAGACGGGCACTCCCAGCCCTCAGTCAAAAATGCTCGAATCACCTTACAGACAAAGCcctacgacgacgacgacgccaCCTTTCGGCCGaaacgacgacgatgacataGTGGAAGGCCACAGCTCGGTGCCGCCTCAGAGTCCGAACATCAGTCAGCCGGTCAGCTCAACGGACCTGATCGGCGGCGACTTAGCGAAATTACCATCCGAATTATTGACTGGGCGACTACATGACCTAAcgtga